In the Victivallis sp. Marseille-Q1083 genome, one interval contains:
- a CDS encoding GNAT family N-acetyltransferase produces the protein MNLQIDPMQAGHLPGVLRVQAIAYRDIVPESDRVMIRKWELAPDCCFVCLADGEVHGYVLAHPWHADRVPELHGYLEQLPEAAESFYLHDLALHPALRGKRLASALFDAARQAALRRRFRRSHLIAVQHSVPFWQKQGYRVWPVQQLRTPEKLASYGTEATLMGQEWA, from the coding sequence ATGAACCTGCAAATTGATCCCATGCAGGCCGGACATCTGCCCGGCGTTCTACGCGTACAGGCGATCGCCTATCGGGATATCGTACCGGAGTCCGACCGGGTCATGATCCGCAAATGGGAACTGGCTCCGGACTGTTGCTTCGTCTGTCTGGCCGACGGTGAAGTGCACGGTTACGTGCTGGCACATCCGTGGCACGCCGACCGGGTGCCGGAACTGCATGGGTATCTGGAACAACTGCCCGAAGCGGCAGAATCGTTCTACCTGCATGACCTGGCGCTACATCCGGCTTTGCGCGGCAAACGGCTGGCATCGGCACTGTTCGACGCCGCCAGACAAGCGGCGCTCCGGCGACGCTTCCGGCGTTCCCACCTGATCGCCGTTCAACATTCCGTGCCGTTCTGGCAAAAACAAGGCTACCGGGTCTGGCCGGTCCAGCAACTCCGGACGCCGGAAAAGCTGGCCTCTTACGGAACGGAGGCGACGTTGATGGGCCAGGAATGGGCTTGA
- the obgE gene encoding GTPase ObgE translates to MFVDRAKITVKGGNGGNGCCSFRREKFIPKGGPDGGDGGDGGNVILRASTDEQSLVDLVYNRHYAAANGPHGKGKDLHGRKAPDIILDVPVGTVVTDQETGELLADLDTSGLQFVVARGGKGGRGNARFATSTNRAPRQCEEGKPGEERRLELELKTIADVGLVGYPNAGKSTLLRAVSQARPKVAPYPFTTLHPVVGVVELPAYGRLTIADIPGLIDGAHANVGLGHAFLKHIERTHVLAYVLDMAGVDGRSPYEDYRHLQSELELYMRGLSKRPAVIVANKMDLPESRENLAALREALGSEMTPIIPVSAADGELGELIPILSKLVKDSSISPYMIF, encoded by the coding sequence ATGTTTGTGGATCGTGCTAAAATTACAGTAAAAGGCGGCAACGGCGGCAATGGCTGCTGCAGCTTCCGGCGCGAAAAATTCATCCCGAAAGGCGGCCCGGACGGCGGCGACGGCGGCGACGGCGGCAACGTCATCTTAAGAGCTTCTACCGACGAACAAAGTCTGGTCGATCTTGTTTACAACCGTCATTATGCCGCCGCCAACGGTCCCCACGGCAAGGGCAAAGATCTGCATGGCCGCAAAGCGCCGGATATTATACTCGACGTGCCGGTCGGCACCGTGGTGACCGATCAGGAAACCGGCGAACTGCTTGCCGACCTCGATACCTCCGGCCTGCAGTTCGTCGTCGCCCGGGGCGGCAAAGGCGGACGCGGCAACGCCCGTTTCGCCACCAGCACCAACCGGGCGCCGCGCCAATGCGAAGAGGGCAAGCCCGGCGAAGAACGCCGGCTGGAACTGGAACTGAAAACCATCGCCGACGTCGGCCTGGTCGGCTATCCCAACGCCGGCAAATCCACGCTGCTGCGGGCGGTTTCCCAGGCGCGTCCCAAAGTCGCCCCCTACCCGTTCACGACACTGCATCCGGTGGTCGGCGTCGTTGAACTGCCGGCTTACGGGCGATTGACCATCGCCGATATTCCGGGCTTGATTGACGGCGCTCACGCCAATGTCGGGCTCGGCCATGCCTTCCTGAAACACATCGAACGGACCCATGTGCTGGCTTACGTACTGGACATGGCCGGCGTTGACGGGCGGTCGCCCTATGAAGATTACCGTCATTTGCAGAGCGAACTGGAACTTTATATGAGAGGTCTGTCCAAACGGCCGGCCGTCATCGTCGCCAACAAGATGGATTTGCCGGAAAGCCGGGAAAATCTCGCGGCGCTGCGCGAAGCCCTCGGCAGTGAAATGACGCCGATTATCCCGGTCAGCGCCGCCGACGGCGAACTCGGCGAACTGATTCCCATCCTCAGCAAGCTGGTGAAGGACAGCAGCATTTCTCCTTATATGATTTTCTGA
- a CDS encoding DJ-1/PfpI family protein produces MSKKILMLAGDYVEDYEMMVPFQALQIVGFQVDAVCPDRKAGEYVRTAIHDFEGDQTYSEKRGHNFVLNANFEAVQAEDYDALVIPGGRAPEYLRLHNGVIALVKAFAAADKPIAAICHGPQLLTSADVVRGRKLSAYPAVKPEVIAAGGEYIEVGLPDAVTDGNLVTGPAWTAHVEWLRQFIAVVNATH; encoded by the coding sequence ATGAGCAAAAAAATTCTGATGCTGGCCGGTGATTATGTCGAAGATTACGAAATGATGGTTCCGTTCCAGGCGCTCCAGATCGTCGGTTTCCAGGTCGATGCGGTTTGTCCCGACCGCAAAGCCGGCGAATATGTCCGAACCGCCATCCACGATTTCGAAGGAGATCAGACTTATTCGGAAAAACGCGGCCACAATTTCGTGTTGAATGCCAATTTCGAGGCGGTACAGGCCGAAGATTACGATGCGCTGGTCATTCCCGGCGGCCGGGCGCCGGAATATCTGCGGCTGCACAATGGCGTCATCGCGCTGGTGAAGGCTTTCGCCGCCGCCGACAAGCCGATCGCGGCAATCTGCCACGGACCGCAACTGCTGACTTCCGCCGATGTCGTTCGCGGCCGGAAACTTTCCGCTTATCCCGCCGTCAAACCGGAAGTGATCGCCGCCGGCGGTGAATATATCGAAGTCGGGCTGCCGGACGCCGTCACCGACGGCAATCTGGTCACCGGTCCGGCCTGGACGGCGCATGTCGAATGGCTGCGGCAGTTTATTGCCGTCGTCAACGCGACGCATTGA
- a CDS encoding DUF4349 domain-containing protein produces MVKKTLLLGACALLAMTGCTAVDQGFMVEEADQMSSGRGASSRINGVDGAAILPACGETWGEGAAVAADMMAMATAPAEAPQVETAPAYAGGGNGGEESQPMARQRITSIFLVYSVSDVKQAIKEAEAIAKDCNGYVQSIGDYNVILRIPADALTEANELLSKLGTLQSRQEQVEDVTGEMFDVETRIGNLEKLRERLLAIADKAVKVEDMLMVEKELNRVSGELELLKGRLNLLRNQVNYATIRIGFNEVIPVTQRLERRMPVPWVAELGGEILSNANRFNAVQRFPYDVALPEDFIVTYSDGRQLLAISPDRKAVQLQRRNNLKGGSLKFWQETVKRALEEANFYRIDEVREIVIGEGIPAVEITAHKMIGDENWYYRVYVFLDRAWYDFCGEGEVYLYEFQAPEVGFGKDKAAVGRLLETVDLSMWK; encoded by the coding sequence ATGGTGAAAAAGACGTTGTTGCTGGGAGCATGTGCGCTGTTGGCGATGACCGGCTGTACTGCGGTGGATCAGGGATTCATGGTGGAAGAAGCCGATCAGATGAGCAGCGGCCGCGGCGCGTCGTCTAGGATTAATGGGGTTGACGGCGCTGCTATACTTCCCGCATGCGGCGAGACCTGGGGGGAAGGGGCGGCGGTCGCGGCGGATATGATGGCGATGGCGACGGCGCCGGCGGAAGCGCCGCAGGTCGAAACGGCTCCGGCCTATGCTGGCGGCGGCAACGGCGGGGAGGAGTCGCAGCCCATGGCACGGCAGCGGATCACCAGTATTTTTCTGGTTTACAGCGTCAGCGATGTGAAACAAGCGATCAAGGAGGCGGAAGCGATCGCCAAAGACTGCAATGGTTATGTGCAGAGCATCGGCGACTACAATGTCATTCTGCGGATTCCGGCCGATGCATTGACTGAGGCGAACGAGCTATTGAGTAAGCTGGGGACTTTGCAGAGCCGGCAGGAGCAGGTGGAAGATGTCACCGGCGAGATGTTCGATGTGGAGACGCGGATCGGCAACCTCGAAAAGCTGCGGGAACGGTTGCTGGCGATTGCCGACAAAGCGGTCAAAGTCGAAGACATGCTGATGGTGGAAAAGGAGTTGAATCGGGTTTCCGGCGAACTGGAACTGTTGAAAGGACGGCTGAATTTGTTGCGCAACCAGGTGAACTATGCGACGATCCGGATTGGCTTCAATGAAGTAATTCCGGTGACGCAGCGGCTGGAACGGCGTATGCCAGTGCCGTGGGTGGCCGAATTGGGCGGTGAAATCCTGTCGAATGCCAACCGGTTCAACGCGGTCCAGCGGTTCCCGTACGACGTGGCTTTGCCGGAGGATTTCATCGTCACGTATTCCGACGGCAGGCAGTTGCTGGCGATTTCGCCGGATCGGAAAGCCGTACAACTGCAGCGTCGCAACAATTTGAAGGGCGGTTCGCTGAAATTCTGGCAGGAGACCGTCAAACGGGCGTTGGAAGAAGCCAATTTTTATCGGATCGATGAAGTCAGGGAGATTGTCATCGGCGAAGGAATTCCGGCGGTGGAGATCACCGCTCACAAAATGATCGGCGACGAAAATTGGTATTATCGCGTCTATGTGTTTCTCGACCGTGCCTGGTATGATTTCTGCGGGGAAGGCGAAGTGTATCTCTATGAATTTCAGGCGCCGGAAGTCGGCTTCGGGAAGGACAAGGCGGCTGTCGGCCGGCTGCTTGAAACCGTCGACCTGAGCATGTGGAAATAG
- the rpmA gene encoding 50S ribosomal protein L27, translated as MAHKKGQSSSRNGRDSNPKYLGVKAYGGEYVSAGSIIVRQRGTKFRPGKNVGCGRDFTLFALCDGTVEFKKTTRQVNIVPMA; from the coding sequence ATGGCGCATAAAAAAGGTCAATCCAGCAGCCGAAACGGCCGCGACAGCAACCCGAAGTACCTCGGCGTGAAAGCCTACGGCGGTGAATATGTATCGGCCGGCAGCATCATCGTCCGGCAGCGCGGCACGAAATTCCGGCCCGGCAAAAATGTCGGCTGCGGACGCGATTTCACGCTCTTCGCGCTGTGCGACGGTACGGTTGAGTTCAAGAAAACCACGCGTCAGGTCAACATCGTTCCGATGGCCTGA
- a CDS encoding TaqI-like C-terminal specificity domain-containing protein, with product MAAAVYCRRQRDALMPAARQLFAAIAAPAGTDSAQRADFLWNHLREPGIRLELSGNLADLSVSLAERLQMLAASVRWSWIQTDTGNFLLRRTDAGWSALPLQPERQLVRQALQNARRGNWPAPAGWTRTAVSRLEAYRRQHRLSPESLIEQYFELLAGNDNPLAVPLAGYPLTAAENTATLSWLALTPQLAGDWLQHYLSGSEERKRSERQLSGSFFTPPSLIRPVLEAALAAFPDGKRILDPAVGAGAFLIEAVRQRPQAQLQCLGVDINPLALAITRRRLALFRQTTQANFHFELYRQDYLDTNFRQLDWIVGNPPFVQIRDIPTERRRELAGRFRLATGRFNLFSLFLEQAAAQLADSGVAAFVIPDRLLLNTQYQTLREHLLRRWQLTRLQRLPPRSFRQAAVDSVVLAYRPRPCPGSRTVEVGNRQFLPLDELYHRQTGQFVLSADSAVSRLLAKIVARSTPLGQLADSRDGIIQSKVGDKLFGRQLPDGAKPLLFGRQISAYQIHYEGDQIDYRPETMRQLEQQRGGNGLRLRQPAVFERPKLLTRQTADRIIAAYDAEGRYYYSNTLHGSAPVAADPWYLLAALNSMVVNFYYRATSDERGRNFAQIKLTLLRRLPIPELSSELQQTVGRLARAQTGHYSAERQLQIDQLFCRSLKLTTSEITLMRRFL from the coding sequence ATGGCTGCGGCAGTTTATTGCCGTCGTCAACGCGACGCATTGATGCCCGCTGCCCGACAGCTTTTTGCGGCAATTGCCGCGCCGGCCGGAACCGATTCGGCTCAAAGGGCGGATTTCTTGTGGAACCACCTCCGGGAGCCGGGAATTCGGCTGGAGCTATCCGGCAATCTCGCCGATTTGTCCGTTTCGTTGGCGGAACGGCTTCAAATGCTGGCAGCGTCCGTTCGCTGGAGCTGGATTCAAACCGATACCGGCAATTTCCTGCTCCGGCGTACCGATGCCGGATGGAGCGCGCTGCCGCTGCAGCCGGAGCGGCAACTGGTCCGCCAGGCTTTGCAAAACGCCCGGCGCGGCAACTGGCCGGCCCCGGCCGGCTGGACCAGAACCGCCGTCAGCCGGCTGGAAGCATATCGCCGCCAACATCGGCTTTCGCCGGAATCGCTGATCGAACAATACTTCGAATTGCTGGCCGGCAACGACAACCCGCTGGCGGTTCCGCTGGCCGGTTATCCGCTGACTGCGGCGGAAAATACCGCAACCTTGTCATGGCTGGCGTTGACGCCGCAACTGGCCGGCGACTGGCTGCAGCATTATTTAAGCGGCAGTGAAGAACGGAAACGTTCCGAGCGGCAACTGAGCGGCAGCTTCTTCACGCCGCCGTCCCTGATCCGGCCGGTTCTGGAGGCGGCGCTGGCCGCCTTCCCCGACGGCAAGCGTATTCTCGACCCGGCAGTCGGCGCCGGCGCCTTTCTGATCGAAGCAGTCCGGCAACGGCCGCAGGCCCAACTGCAATGCCTTGGCGTCGATATCAATCCGCTGGCCCTGGCCATCACCCGGCGCCGGCTGGCGCTCTTTCGGCAGACCACCCAGGCGAATTTCCACTTCGAACTGTACCGGCAGGATTATCTGGATACCAATTTCCGGCAACTCGACTGGATCGTCGGCAATCCGCCGTTCGTTCAAATCCGGGATATTCCAACAGAGCGGCGCCGGGAACTGGCCGGACGCTTCCGGCTGGCCACCGGGCGCTTCAACCTGTTCAGTTTGTTCCTGGAACAGGCGGCCGCCCAACTGGCCGATTCCGGCGTCGCCGCTTTTGTCATTCCGGACCGGCTGCTGCTCAACACCCAATATCAAACCTTACGGGAGCACCTGCTGCGGCGCTGGCAACTGACCCGTCTGCAACGGCTGCCGCCGCGCAGCTTCCGTCAGGCGGCGGTCGACAGTGTCGTCCTCGCCTATCGCCCCAGACCGTGTCCCGGCAGTCGGACCGTCGAGGTCGGCAACCGGCAATTCCTGCCGCTGGACGAACTGTACCACCGGCAAACCGGTCAATTCGTCTTATCCGCCGATTCCGCCGTCAGCCGGCTGCTGGCCAAAATCGTCGCCCGTTCCACGCCACTCGGCCAGTTGGCCGACAGCCGCGACGGCATCATCCAGAGCAAAGTCGGCGACAAACTGTTCGGCCGCCAGCTTCCCGACGGCGCCAAACCGTTGCTGTTCGGACGGCAAATTTCGGCTTATCAAATCCATTATGAAGGCGACCAAATCGACTATCGGCCGGAAACAATGCGGCAACTGGAACAACAGCGCGGCGGCAACGGCCTGCGGCTGCGCCAGCCGGCCGTATTCGAGCGTCCGAAGCTGCTGACCCGCCAGACCGCCGACCGGATCATCGCCGCCTACGATGCCGAGGGGCGCTATTATTACAGCAATACCCTGCACGGTTCCGCTCCGGTTGCCGCCGACCCGTGGTATCTGCTGGCGGCGTTGAACAGTATGGTGGTCAACTTCTATTACCGGGCGACCAGCGACGAACGCGGCCGGAACTTCGCCCAGATCAAGCTGACGCTGCTGCGCCGGCTGCCGATTCCCGAGCTTTCTTCGGAATTGCAGCAAACCGTCGGACGGCTTGCCCGGGCGCAAACCGGACATTACTCCGCCGAACGCCAGCTGCAGATCGACCAATTATTCTGCCGGAGCCTGAAACTGACGACTTCGGAAATCACTCTGATGCGGCGTTTCCTGTAG
- a CDS encoding substrate-binding domain-containing protein — protein MILLKNNPLPLYRQLQDTLEELIRSGALAPDGLLPSERELCRRYGVSHMTVRLALAELERRQLVVRVPGKGTFAAGRRTMPDDQSPRQRQTLALIMEYTSASEFSMRLVAGLKEALQPREADLLLFSAKEERYFELARAGGLAGAIIADPHFHDLRLRQLKKLALPLVVLGQPNQRNIASVDSDNVEVGAALARHLYERGFRRIGFFGYGRDFTVTRDRLAGYKGVLHAAGLPCPRNRILFGEYSEHSGRTGARQLLAAGADAVVCGDDFLAVCVTDQLLRDRVEAGRDFGICGCNNSQMARLHRPSITSMELQPEELGRQLIANLFRQISGNNETENTVVPCHLAVRHSTRRQPAGDNDPDETALCCAVKQYQAEMSFQ, from the coding sequence ATGATTTTACTGAAAAATAACCCGCTCCCGCTCTACCGGCAGCTGCAGGACACGTTGGAAGAATTGATCCGCTCCGGCGCGCTGGCACCGGACGGCCTGCTGCCGTCGGAACGGGAATTGTGCCGCCGCTACGGCGTCAGCCATATGACCGTGCGGCTGGCGCTGGCTGAACTGGAACGGCGCCAACTGGTCGTCCGGGTGCCGGGCAAAGGGACTTTCGCCGCCGGCCGGCGGACAATGCCAGACGATCAGTCGCCCCGCCAGCGGCAAACGCTGGCTTTGATCATGGAATACACTTCAGCCAGCGAGTTCAGCATGCGGCTGGTGGCCGGACTCAAGGAGGCGCTGCAGCCGCGGGAAGCCGATCTGCTGCTTTTTTCGGCCAAAGAGGAGCGTTATTTCGAACTGGCCCGGGCGGGTGGCTTGGCCGGCGCGATTATCGCCGACCCGCATTTTCACGACCTGCGGCTGCGGCAGTTGAAAAAATTGGCTCTGCCGCTGGTGGTGCTGGGCCAGCCGAATCAGCGCAACATTGCTTCGGTCGACTCGGACAATGTCGAAGTCGGCGCGGCCCTGGCCCGCCATCTCTATGAACGCGGCTTTCGCCGTATCGGTTTTTTCGGCTACGGCCGGGACTTCACCGTTACCCGGGACCGGCTGGCCGGTTACAAAGGCGTGCTGCACGCCGCCGGACTGCCGTGTCCGCGCAACCGGATTCTCTTCGGTGAATATTCCGAGCACAGCGGGCGGACGGGAGCACGTCAACTGCTGGCGGCCGGCGCCGATGCGGTGGTCTGCGGCGATGACTTTCTGGCGGTCTGCGTTACCGATCAACTGCTGCGCGACAGGGTCGAAGCAGGTCGTGATTTCGGCATCTGCGGCTGCAATAACTCTCAAATGGCCCGGCTGCACCGGCCGTCGATCACCTCGATGGAATTGCAACCGGAAGAACTCGGCCGTCAACTGATTGCCAACCTGTTCCGGCAAATATCGGGAAATAACGAAACGGAAAACACCGTGGTGCCATGCCATCTGGCCGTCCGTCATTCCACCCGGAGGCAACCCGCCGGCGATAATGATCCAGACGAAACGGCATTGTGCTGTGCCGTCAAACAATACCAGGCAGAAATGAGCTTTCAATAA